A single window of Halobacillus naozhouensis DNA harbors:
- a CDS encoding YjcG family protein, translated as MKYGIAIFPSKKVQDEANSYRKRYDPHYALIPPHITLKEPFEADEQKLESEIVPELENIAKGITPFNVEITKVSSFSPVTNTIYLKINPTEPIIKLNEKLRDGTLPDNQEYSFVPHITIAQKLSDEEFSDVYGSLSMDSFNIVDKVDRFQLLYQLENGAWSVYETFRFGDQ; from the coding sequence ATGAAATATGGTATAGCAATTTTTCCATCAAAAAAAGTACAGGATGAAGCGAACTCTTATCGTAAACGTTATGACCCGCATTACGCTCTGATTCCACCACATATTACTCTCAAAGAACCATTCGAAGCAGACGAACAGAAGCTTGAATCAGAGATTGTTCCTGAATTAGAAAATATCGCGAAAGGTATCACACCATTTAATGTGGAAATCACAAAGGTCAGCTCCTTTTCACCAGTGACCAACACGATCTATTTAAAAATTAATCCAACTGAACCGATTATAAAGTTGAATGAAAAATTGCGCGATGGCACCCTTCCTGACAATCAGGAGTATTCATTTGTTCCGCACATCACAATTGCTCAGAAACTTTCGGATGAAGAGTTTTCAGACGTATATGGCAGTTTAAGTATGGATAGCTTTAATATCGTAGACAAAGTGGATCGTTTTCAACTGCTTTACCAGTTAGAAAATGGAGCCTGGAGTGTTTACGAAACCTTTCGATTTGGTGACCAGTAA
- a CDS encoding alpha/beta hydrolase, protein MGRDGTMTEYSIDSQYLNEEMKLKVYTPENFSPLYKYHFCIMQDGNDYFQMGRAATLSDQLHADKEIENTIFIGIHYHNKHDRRDKYHPDGNRQGDYVNFLVREVVPFLDEELPGFHMGNGRTLAGDSLAGTLALMTATRFPNVFGNVIMQSPYVDPHVMEVVKAAKDLSSLTIYHTIGNSETAVETTDGATKDFLTPNLDLQQYLSQQSLSYVFHELDGDHTWKSWQQDFKRALLTIFG, encoded by the coding sequence ATGGGGAGAGACGGGACGATGACGGAGTACAGCATCGACAGCCAGTATCTCAATGAAGAAATGAAGCTAAAAGTGTACACACCTGAAAATTTCTCGCCTCTGTATAAATACCATTTTTGTATTATGCAGGATGGAAACGACTACTTTCAGATGGGACGCGCTGCGACGCTGAGTGATCAGCTTCATGCAGATAAAGAGATTGAAAACACAATTTTCATCGGCATTCATTATCATAATAAGCATGATCGCCGGGACAAGTACCATCCTGATGGAAACAGGCAAGGTGATTATGTGAACTTTCTAGTAAGGGAAGTTGTTCCTTTTCTGGATGAGGAACTTCCTGGTTTTCATATGGGGAATGGCCGTACACTCGCTGGTGATTCACTGGCGGGTACGCTGGCCTTGATGACAGCAACCCGATTTCCAAACGTATTTGGCAATGTGATTATGCAAAGCCCTTATGTAGATCCTCATGTGATGGAAGTTGTGAAAGCAGCTAAAGATTTGTCATCCTTGACGATTTACCATACGATTGGAAATTCAGAAACCGCTGTGGAAACGACAGACGGGGCGACTAAAGACTTCTTAACGCCCAATCTCGATCTACAACAATACTTATCTCAGCAGTCATTATCTTATGTGTTTCATGAGCTCGATGGTGACCATACATGGAAGTCCTGGCAGCAGGATTTCAAACGAGCTTTGCTAACGATATTTGGTTAA